The following coding sequences lie in one Pectobacterium sp. A5351 genomic window:
- the crr gene encoding PTS glucose transporter subunit IIA gives MGLFDKLKSLVSDDKKDTGSIEIIAPLSGEIVNIEDVPDVVFAEKIVGDGIAIKPTGNKIVAPVDGTIGKIFETNHAFSIESDSGIELFVHFGIDTVELKGEGFKRIAEEGQRVKKGDLVIEFDLALLEEKAKSTLTPVVISNMDEIKELTKLSGTVVVGETPVIRIKK, from the coding sequence ATGGGTTTGTTCGATAAATTGAAATCTCTGGTTTCTGACGACAAAAAAGACACTGGCAGCATCGAAATCATTGCCCCGCTGTCCGGTGAAATCGTCAATATTGAAGATGTTCCTGATGTCGTATTCGCAGAGAAAATCGTCGGTGACGGTATTGCCATCAAGCCAACTGGCAACAAGATTGTCGCACCGGTAGACGGCACCATCGGTAAGATTTTTGAAACCAACCATGCGTTTTCCATCGAGTCTGACAGCGGCATTGAGCTGTTTGTGCACTTTGGTATTGATACCGTTGAATTGAAAGGCGAAGGCTTCAAGCGCATCGCCGAAGAAGGTCAGCGCGTGAAGAAAGGCGATCTCGTAATCGAGTTTGACCTGGCGCTGCTGGAAGAAAAAGCGAAGTCTACTCTGACCCCAGTGGTTATTTCCAACATGGACGAAATCAAGGAATTGACCAAACTGAGTGGTACGGTCGTTGTCGGCGAAACGCCGGTTATCCGTATCAAAAAGTAA
- a CDS encoding ATP-binding protein: MMIRGRLFWKILLGFWLTFLVMSQLLWLAFSFYGERHKPLEEIVVSRIATMQTEMVAAALQHGGLSELNDVMSLLPQQEQQYISVTESPLPLAGQELNSVQQNVMPVDDFALDKRNAYIIKQVSGPAGKWYQIRYDAELLRSEFRPPRPVEFLNVPVPFVIIAGFGGLLFSSVLAWSLARPLSQIRAGFDQVAQGDLNVRLLPMMHKRHDEISDVARDFDSMVERLDSLASAREQLLHDVSHELRSPLARLQLAIGLIRQNPDNIENSLQRIEREALLMDKMIGELLTLSRTEHSGIEEAYFDLLGLVTAVVNDARYEAQVTGVEILLAADEDEDYTIKGNAELMRRAVDNVMRNALRFSAPEQQVSVSLIGNEHEWTIQVADQGPGVEKSKLSSIFDPFIRVDSPLSGKGYGLGLAITRKVVLAHGGHIEAENGEQRGLVIRLCVPRWKA, encoded by the coding sequence ATGATGATTCGTGGAAGGCTTTTCTGGAAGATACTGCTCGGTTTCTGGCTGACGTTCCTCGTCATGTCTCAGTTGCTGTGGCTGGCTTTTTCTTTTTATGGCGAGCGCCATAAGCCGCTGGAAGAGATCGTGGTTTCGCGCATCGCAACGATGCAAACGGAAATGGTGGCGGCGGCGCTGCAACATGGCGGCCTGAGTGAGCTGAACGATGTGATGTCGCTGCTGCCGCAGCAAGAACAACAATATATTTCCGTCACGGAGTCGCCACTGCCGCTGGCGGGACAGGAATTGAACTCCGTCCAGCAGAATGTGATGCCTGTCGATGATTTTGCGTTGGATAAACGTAACGCGTACATTATCAAGCAGGTCAGTGGGCCTGCCGGAAAGTGGTATCAGATACGTTATGACGCCGAACTGCTGCGCAGCGAATTCCGTCCTCCTCGTCCAGTCGAGTTTCTTAACGTACCCGTGCCGTTTGTCATCATCGCGGGGTTTGGTGGGCTGCTGTTTAGTTCGGTGCTGGCATGGAGTCTGGCACGCCCTCTGAGCCAGATTCGTGCAGGGTTTGATCAGGTTGCGCAGGGCGATCTGAATGTACGTCTGCTGCCGATGATGCATAAGCGGCACGATGAAATCAGCGATGTGGCACGTGATTTCGATTCCATGGTCGAACGGTTGGACAGCCTGGCGAGTGCACGTGAACAACTGCTTCATGATGTCTCACACGAGCTGCGCTCCCCGCTGGCGCGTTTGCAGCTTGCTATCGGATTGATAAGACAAAACCCGGACAATATAGAGAATTCCTTACAACGCATTGAGCGCGAAGCGCTGCTGATGGATAAGATGATTGGCGAATTGCTGACGCTGTCGCGCACGGAGCATTCTGGTATTGAGGAAGCTTATTTCGATTTATTGGGGCTGGTGACGGCCGTGGTCAACGATGCGCGCTATGAAGCGCAGGTCACTGGCGTCGAAATCCTGCTGGCGGCGGATGAAGACGAAGACTACACGATTAAAGGTAACGCGGAGCTGATGCGCAGGGCGGTCGATAATGTGATGCGCAACGCGCTACGTTTTTCAGCGCCTGAACAGCAGGTCTCGGTGTCACTTATTGGCAATGAGCATGAGTGGACGATTCAGGTCGCCGATCAGGGGCCCGGCGTGGAGAAAAGTAAGCTCTCCAGCATCTTCGATCCTTTTATCCGTGTGGATTCGCCGCTGTCTGGCAAAGGCTATGGGCTGGGGCTGGCCATTACTCGCAAAGTGGTGCTGGCGCACGGTGGGCATATTGAAGCGGAAAACGGCGAACAGCGTGGATTAGTGATTCGCCTGTGCGTACCGCGCTGGAAAGCCTGA
- a CDS encoding response regulator transcription factor — protein MNILLVDDDVELGDMLCEYLNAEGFSTSRVLTGKEGVEGAMSGGYTAMILDVMLPDMSGIDVLREIRKTQQIPVIMLTARGDNIDRVIGLEMGADDYMPKPCYPRELVARLRAVLRRYDDPPSAKRDESLAASGDLVLNPATRISEWRGKPFDLTASEFNLLELLLRSSERVVSKDELSEKCLGRRREAYDRSVDVHISNIRQKLGALPGSTMTIETVRSVGYRIR, from the coding sequence ATGAATATTTTACTGGTCGATGACGACGTAGAGCTGGGCGATATGCTCTGTGAGTATCTCAATGCTGAAGGGTTTTCGACCTCCCGGGTGCTGACGGGCAAAGAAGGTGTCGAGGGAGCGATGTCAGGAGGTTACACCGCGATGATTCTGGATGTTATGCTGCCAGATATGAGCGGAATTGACGTATTGCGCGAGATCAGAAAAACCCAACAGATACCCGTTATTATGCTGACGGCGCGCGGTGATAACATCGATAGAGTTATCGGTCTGGAAATGGGCGCGGATGACTATATGCCTAAACCCTGTTATCCGCGTGAACTGGTGGCAAGGTTGCGGGCGGTACTACGTCGCTATGATGACCCGCCGAGTGCAAAGCGTGACGAGAGCCTGGCGGCCAGTGGCGATCTGGTGTTAAACCCTGCGACGCGCATCAGCGAATGGCGTGGAAAGCCGTTTGATCTGACGGCGTCTGAATTTAATTTGCTGGAATTGCTGTTACGTTCCTCCGAACGTGTGGTGTCAAAAGATGAACTGTCCGAAAAATGCCTAGGGCGTCGTCGCGAAGCCTATGACCGCAGCGTGGACGTGCACATCAGCAATATTCGTCAGAAGCTCGGTGCATTGCCGGGCAGCACCATGACGATTGAAACCGTGCGCAGCGTGGGATACCGGATTCGCTGA
- a CDS encoding efflux RND transporter periplasmic adaptor subunit, which translates to MQSRFFTRRRMTIALGLIVTAVLIHLFFNKPSPAPNAITAAAEIADLEQTVLADGKIEAQKQVSVGAQASGQIKSLHVKLGDKVKKGQLIAEIDDLTQQDTLRNSEAALKNVQAQRAAKLAELRNNELSWQRQQMLMKRGVGVQADYDSAKATLDATKANIDALDAQIVQAQITVNTAKVNLGYTQIRSPMDGTVVAIPVEAGQTVNAIQTTPTIAKVANLDTMTIKVKISEADVVKVKTGMPVWFSILGEPNKRYEATLSSIEPAPDSINTDSTTTSSSSSTTTSSSSSTAIYYNGLFDVKNPDGVLRISMTAQVYILLSSVKNAIVVPATALTSRNGMWYVQVMNANKKIESRLVTIGLNDNVRTQIRSGLSVGEQVVVSPSSGDVASTHPGPPMGM; encoded by the coding sequence ATGCAATCACGATTTTTTACACGACGCCGTATGACGATCGCGCTTGGTCTTATCGTTACTGCCGTGCTTATTCATCTATTTTTCAACAAGCCATCGCCCGCGCCAAACGCTATCACCGCCGCCGCAGAGATAGCAGATCTTGAACAGACGGTTCTCGCTGACGGAAAAATTGAGGCGCAGAAACAGGTCAGCGTTGGTGCACAAGCCTCGGGACAAATCAAATCGCTGCATGTCAAACTCGGCGATAAGGTGAAAAAAGGGCAATTGATCGCTGAAATTGATGACCTCACCCAGCAGGATACGTTAAGAAACAGTGAAGCTGCGCTCAAAAACGTTCAGGCTCAGCGGGCCGCTAAACTGGCGGAATTACGTAACAATGAATTAAGCTGGCAGCGTCAGCAAATGTTGATGAAACGCGGCGTGGGCGTACAGGCCGACTACGATAGCGCGAAAGCCACGCTGGATGCCACCAAAGCCAATATCGATGCACTGGACGCTCAGATTGTTCAGGCACAAATTACCGTCAACACTGCCAAGGTTAACCTAGGGTATACCCAAATTCGTTCACCAATGGATGGCACCGTGGTGGCAATTCCTGTTGAAGCAGGCCAAACGGTCAACGCTATCCAGACTACGCCAACCATTGCCAAAGTCGCCAATCTGGACACCATGACCATCAAGGTGAAGATTTCAGAAGCCGACGTCGTCAAGGTGAAAACCGGCATGCCCGTGTGGTTCAGTATTTTGGGCGAACCCAATAAACGTTACGAAGCCACGCTAAGTTCGATTGAACCCGCGCCAGACTCCATCAACACGGACTCAACCACGACATCATCCAGTTCGAGCACCACCACCAGCTCTTCATCCAGCACCGCTATTTATTACAACGGCCTGTTTGATGTGAAAAACCCTGACGGCGTATTACGTATCTCCATGACAGCACAGGTGTATATTCTGCTGTCTTCAGTGAAAAATGCCATTGTCGTCCCAGCGACGGCATTAACCTCACGCAATGGCATGTGGTACGTGCAGGTGATGAATGCGAACAAGAAGATCGAATCGCGTCTGGTCACGATCGGCCTCAATGATAACGTGCGTACCCAGATCCGTTCGGGGCTCAGCGTTGGGGAACAGGTGGTTGTCAGCCCGTCATCCGGTGATGTCGCGTCCACGCATCCCGGCCCGCCGATGGGGATGTAA
- a CDS encoding MacB family efflux pump subunit: MSTSLLKLTGITRRFSNGEQDVTVLKDINLTINQGEMVAIVGASGSGKSTLMNILGCLDKPSSGDYQVAGRAVGELDNDQLAELRREHFGFIFQRYHLLGDLSALGNVEVPAIYAGKSRQARRQRASELLSRLGLENRLHYRPSQLSGGQQQRVSIARALMNGGGIILADEPTGALDTHSGNEVLSILRDLHRQGNTVVIVTHDMTIAEHAQRIIELRDGEVIADRQTRPEEATAPSPEAASSPTASALNQFKDRFIDAFKMALLAMNAQRMRTFLTMLGIIIGIASVVSVVALGKGSQEQVLADINSMGTSTLDIFPGKDFGDMDASAIQTLRASDIQPLTQQPYVHSVTPSISTSVTMRYSNIAVSASVSGVGEQFFTVRGYTLQRGVLFPRSSVDELAQDAVIDKNTLNKLFPHGEDPIGQVILLGSLPVRIIGVVSKNQGGFGSDENLNVWVPYTTVMKRMVGQSYLKSITVRVKDNIDMNVAEKSITALLTQRHGTKDFFVMNTDSIRQMIEKTTTTLTLLVSMIALISLLVGGIGVMNIMLVSVTERTREIGVRMAVGARTSDIMQQFLIEAVLVCLFGGIIGVALSLAIGVLFAQFSSNFAMSYSSSSIIAAFLCSSLIGIIFGFFPARRAARMEPIHALERE; this comes from the coding sequence ATGTCCACATCCTTACTTAAGCTAACTGGCATTACCCGACGCTTTTCCAACGGCGAACAGGACGTCACCGTCCTCAAGGACATCAACCTGACGATTAATCAGGGAGAAATGGTGGCCATTGTTGGCGCATCCGGTTCGGGAAAATCCACGCTGATGAATATTCTCGGCTGTCTGGATAAACCGTCCTCCGGGGATTATCAGGTGGCAGGGCGCGCCGTGGGCGAACTGGACAACGACCAGTTGGCGGAACTGCGCCGCGAGCATTTTGGCTTTATTTTCCAGCGCTATCACCTGCTGGGCGACCTCAGCGCGCTGGGAAATGTCGAAGTGCCGGCCATTTATGCCGGTAAAAGCCGACAGGCTCGCCGTCAACGGGCATCGGAGCTGTTAAGCAGGCTAGGACTGGAAAATCGCCTCCACTATCGGCCCAGCCAGCTTTCCGGCGGCCAACAGCAGCGCGTCAGTATCGCCCGTGCGCTGATGAACGGCGGAGGTATTATTCTGGCGGATGAACCCACCGGTGCGCTGGACACCCACAGCGGCAACGAGGTGCTGAGCATACTTCGCGATCTGCACAGACAGGGCAATACCGTCGTGATCGTCACCCACGATATGACGATTGCCGAGCACGCGCAGCGCATCATCGAACTGCGCGATGGCGAAGTGATTGCCGACCGACAAACGCGTCCCGAAGAGGCCACCGCGCCGTCGCCCGAGGCCGCTAGTTCTCCGACGGCCTCGGCTCTGAACCAGTTCAAAGACCGCTTTATTGACGCATTCAAAATGGCACTGCTGGCGATGAACGCCCAGCGGATGCGCACTTTTCTGACCATGCTCGGCATCATTATCGGCATCGCGTCGGTTGTTTCGGTGGTCGCACTGGGAAAAGGCTCGCAGGAGCAAGTGCTGGCCGACATCAACTCGATGGGCACCAGCACGTTGGACATTTTCCCTGGCAAAGACTTCGGCGACATGGATGCCAGCGCGATCCAAACGCTGCGGGCCAGCGATATTCAACCCCTGACACAGCAACCCTACGTGCATAGCGTCACCCCGTCTATCTCCACCAGCGTCACGATGCGCTATAGCAACATTGCCGTGTCTGCCAGCGTTTCTGGGGTGGGTGAACAGTTCTTCACCGTGCGTGGTTACACGCTGCAACGCGGTGTGCTTTTCCCTCGCAGCAGCGTCGATGAACTGGCGCAGGACGCGGTGATTGACAAAAACACGCTTAACAAGCTCTTTCCCCACGGCGAAGATCCCATTGGACAAGTGATTCTGCTAGGCTCACTGCCCGTTCGGATTATCGGCGTCGTCAGTAAGAATCAGGGCGGCTTCGGCAGCGACGAAAACCTGAATGTCTGGGTGCCGTACACCACCGTGATGAAGCGCATGGTCGGGCAGTCCTACCTGAAAAGCATCACGGTGCGGGTGAAAGACAATATTGATATGAATGTCGCCGAGAAAAGCATCACCGCCCTGCTCACGCAACGGCACGGTACGAAAGATTTTTTTGTCATGAACACGGACAGCATCCGTCAGATGATCGAGAAAACCACCACCACGCTCACGCTGCTGGTGTCGATGATTGCGCTGATTTCGCTGCTGGTCGGCGGTATCGGTGTCATGAACATCATGCTGGTCTCCGTCACGGAGCGAACCCGAGAGATCGGCGTTCGTATGGCGGTCGGCGCACGCACCAGCGACATCATGCAGCAGTTTCTGATCGAAGCGGTGCTGGTCTGCCTGTTCGGCGGCATAATCGGTGTGGCGCTGTCGCTGGCTATCGGCGTGCTGTTTGCACAGTTCAGCAGCAATTTCGCGATGAGCTATTCCAGTTCATCGATTATTGCTGCATTCCTGTGCTCCAGCCTGATCGGCATTATCTTCGGCTTCTTCCCCGCCCGCCGTGCGGCGCGGATGGAACCGATCCACGCACTGGAGCGAGAATAG
- the cysM gene encoding cysteine synthase CysM produces the protein MTTLEQCIGNTPLVKLQRLTQGLNSEIWLKLEGNNPAGSVKDRAALSMIQQAENRGDITPGDRLIEATSGNTGIALAMIAAVKGYRLRLLMPDNMSYERQTAMRAYGAELVLVNRKLGMEGARDRAKQMVQAGEGKTLDQFNNPDNSLAHFLTTGPEIWQQTAGKLTHFISSMGTTGTISGVSRYLKQQNPVICTVGLQPAEGSHIPGIRRWSLDYMPGIFRADLVDRILDMTQVDAENTLRQLARQEGIFCGVSTGGAVAGALRMAAENPGSVIVAIACDRGDRYLSTGVFD, from the coding sequence GTGACAACGCTTGAGCAGTGTATTGGCAATACCCCGCTGGTGAAATTGCAGCGCCTGACGCAGGGGCTGAACAGTGAAATTTGGCTGAAGCTGGAAGGGAATAACCCCGCCGGATCGGTAAAAGATCGGGCGGCACTCTCTATGATCCAACAGGCAGAGAATCGCGGGGACATTACTCCCGGCGATCGGCTGATCGAGGCGACCAGCGGGAATACCGGCATTGCGCTGGCGATGATTGCGGCGGTAAAGGGCTATCGGTTACGTCTGCTGATGCCGGACAACATGAGCTATGAACGTCAGACTGCGATGCGCGCGTATGGCGCAGAACTGGTTCTGGTTAATCGCAAGTTAGGGATGGAAGGGGCGCGGGATCGGGCAAAACAGATGGTGCAGGCTGGGGAGGGGAAAACGCTGGATCAGTTCAATAACCCGGACAATTCGCTGGCGCATTTTCTCACGACTGGCCCGGAGATCTGGCAGCAAACGGCGGGTAAGCTGACCCACTTTATCTCCAGCATGGGAACGACCGGCACGATATCCGGCGTCAGCCGCTATCTGAAGCAGCAGAACCCAGTAATCTGTACGGTCGGGCTACAGCCTGCGGAAGGCAGCCATATTCCCGGTATTCGCCGTTGGTCACTGGACTATATGCCGGGCATTTTCCGCGCCGATTTGGTCGATCGTATTTTGGATATGACACAGGTCGATGCCGAGAATACGCTGCGGCAACTGGCGCGTCAGGAAGGGATCTTCTGCGGCGTCAGTACCGGCGGCGCGGTTGCTGGCGCACTGCGGATGGCTGCGGAAAACCCCGGCAGCGTGATTGTGGCAATCGCCTGCGATCGCGGCGATCGGTATCTGTCCACCGGGGTATTTGACTAA